One window from the genome of Bacillus mesophilus encodes:
- a CDS encoding DUF4097 family beta strand repeat-containing protein, with protein MPILEERKRILKMVEEGKLSAEEAMALLERLEQDYKAMEEKQESFVTELSTKVDWTEGDSSYQSKSAKSASIKKTVLDFVDKAFKKIKDFDLDFNFGPAVTVNHVFQHSDVYLTDVDIDVANGSVKLVPWTEKDVRVECEAKVYQSESQDDARKTFLQDVLFSIEGGKLRYSVQKKKMKVNAVIFLPKEQYKAISVRLFNGQIDGEQLTVKDFKAKTANGKINLTSFHTDKLEVETANGHITISKINSQKIEAETINGTIKVEGSYKKADLQSFNGNIIGTVSDARCETLLVKSTTGNVDIIVPKNRSMQGEVKTNIGNIQCDIRDTLKKEEKTEVVQKYLKFSTLPLEGTEPLLLDVDTKTGSVLVQEKGVI; from the coding sequence ATGCCAATTTTAGAAGAGCGTAAAAGAATATTAAAGATGGTAGAAGAAGGAAAGCTATCTGCTGAGGAAGCTATGGCTTTGTTAGAGAGATTGGAACAAGATTATAAGGCAATGGAAGAGAAACAGGAATCGTTCGTGACAGAGCTTTCAACAAAGGTAGATTGGACTGAAGGTGACTCTTCTTACCAGTCAAAGTCGGCAAAGTCAGCTTCGATCAAAAAGACAGTGTTAGATTTTGTAGATAAAGCTTTTAAGAAAATTAAAGACTTCGATCTGGACTTTAACTTTGGCCCAGCTGTTACAGTTAATCATGTGTTTCAGCATTCAGACGTGTATTTAACTGATGTTGATATCGATGTTGCTAATGGAAGTGTAAAGCTTGTCCCTTGGACAGAAAAGGATGTTCGGGTTGAATGTGAAGCAAAAGTGTACCAGTCAGAATCGCAGGATGATGCAAGAAAGACTTTCCTTCAGGATGTTCTTTTCTCCATCGAGGGTGGCAAGCTTCGCTATTCGGTTCAAAAGAAAAAGATGAAGGTAAATGCAGTCATCTTTTTACCGAAGGAGCAATATAAGGCAATCTCCGTAAGGTTGTTTAATGGTCAGATTGATGGGGAACAGTTAACAGTAAAGGATTTTAAAGCAAAAACGGCAAATGGGAAGATCAATCTAACGAGTTTCCATACTGATAAGCTAGAGGTTGAAACGGCAAATGGACATATCACGATTTCTAAAATCAATAGCCAAAAAATTGAGGCTGAAACAATCAATGGGACCATAAAAGTTGAAGGATCTTATAAAAAGGCTGATTTACAAAGTTTTAATGGGAACATTATAGGTACGGTGAGTGATGCACGTTGTGAGACGTTACTAGTGAAGTCCACAACAGGAAATGTAGATATCATTGTTCCTAAAAATAGAAGTATGCAGGGTGAAGTGAAGACAAACATCGGAAATATCCAATGTGACATTCGCGATACGCTGAAAAAGGAAGAGAAAACCGAGGTAGTTCAAAAATATCTTAAGTTTTCGACTTTACCATTAGAAGGAACAGAGCCTTTACTACTTGATGTTGACACGAAAACAGGATCAGTCCTTGTACAGGAAAAGGGAGTGATTTAA
- a CDS encoding nucleoside recognition domain-containing protein, protein MLGSVKRGFFVGLTTTWTLGKIIFPITIIVSLLQYTPILKWIISAIEPLMGLLGLSGDAAIPLVLGNFLNLYAAIGAILTLDLTVKEVFILAVMLSFSHNMFVESMVAKRVGVSVWLTVVIRVGLSLLSGVVINLVWKGGSELAKYGFISRQEEVITGWLPILMDAVSKALLGIGQLAMIVLPLMIVIQVLKDLKWLDTFSRWMSPFTRVLGMKENTSTTLAAGLLFGLAYGAGVMIQAAKEDGVSKKDLTLAFIFLVSCHAVVEDTLIFIPLGIPILPLLLIRLVVAILLTVVVAVIWNRVQPVNREEATYES, encoded by the coding sequence ATGTTAGGAAGTGTGAAGCGGGGATTCTTTGTCGGTTTAACAACCACCTGGACATTGGGGAAAATTATTTTTCCTATTACGATTATTGTATCGCTCTTGCAGTACACCCCGATTCTTAAATGGATCATTTCAGCAATTGAACCACTTATGGGTTTGTTAGGCCTTTCTGGGGATGCTGCTATACCGCTTGTTCTAGGGAACTTTCTAAACTTATATGCAGCCATTGGGGCTATTTTAACGCTAGATTTAACCGTTAAAGAAGTGTTTATCTTAGCTGTGATGCTATCATTCTCACATAATATGTTCGTAGAATCGATGGTGGCAAAACGAGTGGGTGTTTCGGTTTGGCTTACGGTAGTTATTCGTGTTGGATTGTCCTTATTGTCAGGTGTTGTGATTAATCTTGTATGGAAGGGTGGCAGTGAGCTAGCCAAGTATGGCTTTATTTCTAGGCAGGAAGAAGTGATTACAGGCTGGCTACCGATTTTAATGGATGCTGTCTCAAAAGCGTTACTTGGAATCGGCCAGTTGGCGATGATTGTCCTTCCACTTATGATCGTGATTCAGGTATTAAAGGATTTAAAATGGCTGGATACGTTCTCGCGATGGATGTCACCTTTTACAAGAGTGCTAGGCATGAAGGAGAATACGTCTACAACTCTAGCTGCTGGGCTATTGTTTGGCTTAGCCTATGGGGCGGGTGTCATGATTCAGGCCGCCAAGGAAGACGGTGTGAGTAAAAAGGATTTAACTCTAGCGTTTATTTTTCTAGTTTCGTGCCATGCTGTTGTAGAGGATACTCTTATTTTTATTCCGCTTGGGATCCCGATTTTACCGCTATTATTAATTCGTTTAGTCGTTGCTATATTACTAACAGTGGTTGTTGCCGTCATTTGGAACAGAGTACAGCCAGTGAATAGAGAGGAAGCCACTTATGAAAGTTAA
- the lgt gene encoding prolipoprotein diacylglyceryl transferase — MESVPQLDRVFLELGPFTIYWYGVIIGAGAMLGLWLAVRESQRRGLDKEIFIDLVLWAIPIAIISARLYYVLFKLDYYVENPSEILAIWNGGLAIHGGLIGAIITAIIFAKKRGLSFWKLADIGAPSIILGQAIGRWGNFMNQEAHGGEVTREFLEGLYLPEFIVNQMYINGAYYHPTFLYESLWSFAGFAILMLLRKANLRRGELFLTYVIYYSLGRFFIEGLRTDSLMLTEMLRVAQVISIGLILLAIALLIYRRVKGYSDIRYLDNK; from the coding sequence ATGGAGAGTGTTCCACAATTAGATCGAGTCTTTTTAGAGCTCGGTCCGTTTACAATTTATTGGTACGGAGTCATTATTGGAGCAGGGGCAATGCTTGGGTTATGGCTAGCAGTCCGCGAATCACAGAGACGAGGTCTTGATAAAGAAATATTTATTGACTTAGTTTTATGGGCCATTCCAATTGCGATTATTTCGGCGAGACTTTATTATGTTTTATTTAAGTTAGACTATTATGTTGAGAATCCTTCAGAAATTCTAGCAATATGGAATGGTGGCCTAGCTATTCACGGTGGATTAATAGGAGCCATCATTACGGCTATAATTTTTGCGAAAAAGCGTGGTTTGTCGTTCTGGAAGCTTGCTGATATTGGAGCACCAAGTATTATTTTAGGTCAAGCCATTGGGCGCTGGGGTAACTTTATGAATCAGGAGGCTCACGGTGGTGAGGTAACACGTGAGTTCTTAGAAGGCTTGTATCTACCTGAGTTTATCGTGAATCAAATGTACATAAACGGGGCGTATTATCATCCGACTTTCCTATATGAATCACTTTGGAGCTTTGCTGGCTTTGCTATTCTCATGTTGCTACGAAAAGCAAACCTTCGTCGGGGAGAGTTATTCTTAACCTATGTCATCTACTACTCGTTAGGGAGATTCTTTATTGAAGGCTTAAGAACAGATAGCTTAATGCTTACTGAAATGCTTCGGGTTGCACAGGTCATTTCAATCGGATTAATTTTACTAGCAATTGCTCTATTGATATACCGTAGAGTAAAGGGTTATTCAGATATTCGTTACCTAGACAACAAGTAG
- the hprK gene encoding HPr(Ser) kinase/phosphatase, giving the protein MVKVRTKDLIEKFDLELISGEEGINRPITTSDLSRPGIEMAGFFTYYPAERIQLLGKTEMSFFEQLSAEEKRDRMDQLCTDITPGIIISREMEVPQELLDAAEREAVPVMRSSMKTTRLSSRLTNYLEGMLAPTTAIHGVLVDIYGIGVLIIGKSGVGKSETALDLVKRGHRLVADDCVEIRQEDQGNLVGTAPELIQHLLEIRGLGIINVMTLFGAGAVRSYKKVTLVVNLELWDQAKQYDRLGLDDEKMKIIDTEVTKITVPVRPGRNLSVIIEVAAMNYRLKKMGVNAAEQFSSRLTDVIEDGDHDDM; this is encoded by the coding sequence ATGGTAAAAGTCCGGACTAAGGATTTGATTGAGAAGTTTGATCTGGAATTAATAAGTGGTGAAGAAGGAATTAATCGTCCGATTACCACAAGTGACTTATCTCGCCCTGGAATTGAAATGGCAGGTTTTTTTACCTATTACCCTGCAGAGCGGATTCAGTTACTTGGTAAAACAGAAATGTCATTCTTTGAACAGCTTTCTGCTGAGGAAAAGAGAGACCGAATGGACCAGCTGTGTACAGACATTACACCTGGTATTATTATCAGTCGTGAAATGGAAGTACCTCAGGAATTATTAGATGCTGCTGAACGAGAAGCTGTTCCTGTTATGCGTTCTTCAATGAAAACAACAAGACTATCCAGTCGTCTTACTAACTATTTAGAGGGAATGCTGGCTCCAACAACTGCGATTCATGGAGTTCTTGTTGATATATATGGTATTGGCGTTCTTATTATTGGTAAAAGTGGAGTAGGTAAAAGTGAAACAGCTCTAGATCTAGTGAAGCGTGGACATCGTCTAGTTGCCGATGATTGTGTAGAAATCCGTCAGGAGGATCAAGGTAATTTAGTTGGAACAGCACCAGAATTAATTCAACATTTGCTCGAAATCCGCGGATTAGGAATCATTAATGTCATGACGTTATTCGGTGCTGGGGCTGTTAGATCTTATAAAAAAGTTACGCTTGTTGTTAATTTAGAGCTTTGGGATCAAGCCAAGCAATATGATCGTCTGGGGTTAGATGACGAAAAGATGAAAATCATTGATACAGAAGTTACGAAAATCACAGTTCCCGTTCGTCCAGGGCGAAATTTATCGGTTATTATTGAAGTAGCTGCAATGAATTATCGTCTGAAGAAGATGGGAGTAAATGCAGCAGAGCAATTCTCTAGTCGTTTAACAGATGTCATTGAAGATGGCGATCATGACGATATGTAA
- a CDS encoding phage holin family protein, protein MKWISSILVNSLVLIVVAGYFESFHIEGVGAAILASIILSVLNVLVKPILVLLTLPVTVLTLGLFLFVINAITLWLTQAIMGDSFVIDGFGMAILTSIIISILNVLIHKFVIEPFSNKK, encoded by the coding sequence ATGAAATGGATTTCTTCTATCCTGGTTAATAGCTTAGTTCTCATCGTGGTAGCAGGATATTTTGAATCCTTTCACATTGAGGGTGTTGGCGCGGCAATTTTAGCGAGTATTATTTTGTCCGTTCTTAATGTACTCGTGAAACCAATCCTAGTCTTGCTTACGTTACCTGTTACCGTTTTAACTTTAGGACTATTTCTATTTGTTATTAATGCCATTACTTTATGGCTTACTCAAGCAATTATGGGAGATTCGTTTGTGATCGATGGATTTGGAATGGCCATCCTAACTTCGATTATCATCTCGATTTTAAATGTACTCATTCATAAATTTGTGATTGAGCCATTCTCAAATAAAAAATAG
- a CDS encoding PspC domain-containing protein, whose product MTKLTRSRSDRKLAGVIGGLAQYTGFDVSLLRVLFVVGLIMSFGTFALIYLIWMFVVPNSTDVISR is encoded by the coding sequence TTGACGAAATTAACAAGATCTAGATCTGACCGAAAACTTGCAGGAGTCATTGGTGGGCTTGCACAGTATACAGGCTTTGATGTTTCATTATTAAGAGTCCTTTTTGTTGTAGGCCTAATCATGAGCTTTGGTACATTTGCACTCATTTATCTAATCTGGATGTTTGTGGTGCCAAATAGTACGGATGTGATTTCCCGATGA